One Lujinxingia sediminis DNA window includes the following coding sequences:
- a CDS encoding carboxypeptidase regulatory-like domain-containing protein encodes MTSLPPQTRPLLGVALLLGGLCLAAILVRSLWIQGDQPVNMMEDAPHHLTGRVLSEEGQPLEGATLLAGTLTTKSDERGHFKLNRDILTAAAHAAADGTVLIDAIHPEYVRGGVGELGAMRLDLSENSAQDTESITLFMHQPARLRGRVTLNGAPVADASIGLAYTEARGLGQEPLLPHTLSDLARTDSQGQFALNNLAAGRVAVTVETDLPEFPYAESAALRLTPGEDGGEVHIELRPTTALTGVVFSASGDPLPASVTLSGTQTSRRAATSSTGSFRFDDLPPGDYTLSADAPDHYPDTLGPFTVETGTTASHDIVLEPARGLFGRVVGPDGQPQPGFVIASSANDTRRLRVGDDGLFNWESAPDMPWTLQATSSAYAPSARQSTRLGQPLTLELRPGGELAGVVVDKRGQPMASYQIAIAAMDVPPPHPYVPGRINTEQVETSTGRFRIGPLAPGYYALVARAPGLAPVTSELFEVRPGRTTDHIRLQLLEGASIAGVVRDHESKEPIATASVTLVDPSQRLAPRNAIANPSGYYGLSELPDGLVTLYVRANGYEPELVAGIELKSGGTLTYDIELTPTENPEPALAFYGIGASLRSQASDIVVVNVMPGSSSAEAGLQPGDRILAVDELPTHRLSLPDVIARIRGQADTPVSLSIARPGEGEFVVDIARRRVRVQR; translated from the coding sequence ATGACCTCCCTCCCTCCCCAAACGCGCCCCCTCCTCGGCGTCGCGCTGCTTCTGGGAGGACTCTGCCTCGCAGCCATTCTCGTCCGAAGCCTCTGGATTCAGGGGGATCAGCCCGTCAACATGATGGAAGACGCTCCTCATCACCTGACAGGCCGCGTGCTCTCGGAGGAGGGTCAACCGCTGGAGGGGGCCACGCTCCTTGCAGGCACGCTCACAACCAAAAGCGACGAGCGCGGACACTTCAAACTCAACCGAGACATCCTCACCGCGGCAGCCCACGCCGCTGCCGATGGCACAGTCCTCATCGACGCGATACACCCGGAGTATGTGCGCGGCGGAGTGGGAGAACTCGGAGCGATGAGACTCGACCTGAGTGAGAACTCCGCACAAGACACTGAATCCATTACACTTTTCATGCACCAACCCGCACGCCTGCGCGGACGCGTCACGCTGAATGGAGCGCCGGTTGCCGACGCCTCCATCGGACTCGCCTACACGGAAGCCCGCGGACTGGGGCAGGAGCCTCTCCTTCCACACACCCTCTCCGACCTCGCCCGTACCGACAGCCAGGGCCAATTCGCCCTCAATAACCTCGCAGCCGGTCGCGTCGCTGTCACCGTGGAGACTGACCTCCCCGAGTTTCCCTACGCGGAGAGCGCCGCGCTTCGCCTGACCCCGGGTGAGGACGGCGGGGAGGTGCACATCGAGCTCCGACCCACCACCGCGCTCACAGGTGTCGTCTTCTCCGCTTCGGGTGACCCGCTCCCCGCCTCCGTTACCCTGAGCGGCACCCAGACCTCCCGTCGCGCCGCAACCTCAAGCACAGGCAGCTTCCGCTTCGACGACCTTCCCCCGGGGGACTACACCCTGAGCGCTGACGCCCCCGATCACTACCCTGATACCCTGGGGCCCTTCACCGTAGAGACGGGGACTACCGCCTCCCACGACATTGTCCTGGAGCCGGCCCGGGGGCTCTTCGGGCGAGTTGTAGGGCCTGATGGCCAGCCGCAGCCTGGCTTTGTGATCGCCTCTTCCGCCAATGACACCCGCCGCCTTCGCGTCGGTGACGACGGACTCTTCAACTGGGAGTCCGCTCCCGACATGCCGTGGACGCTTCAGGCAACTTCCTCGGCCTATGCTCCCTCGGCTCGACAAAGCACGCGCCTCGGACAGCCCCTCACCCTGGAGCTTCGCCCCGGCGGGGAGTTGGCCGGAGTCGTCGTCGACAAGCGCGGTCAGCCGATGGCCTCCTACCAGATTGCCATCGCCGCGATGGACGTCCCCCCGCCCCACCCCTATGTCCCCGGCCGTATCAACACCGAGCAGGTTGAAACCTCCACCGGGCGATTTCGCATCGGTCCCCTCGCCCCCGGCTACTACGCGCTGGTGGCCCGCGCGCCGGGGCTCGCCCCGGTTACCTCCGAGCTCTTCGAGGTTCGCCCCGGGCGCACCACCGACCACATTCGTCTGCAACTTCTGGAGGGCGCGTCCATCGCAGGAGTGGTGCGCGACCACGAGAGCAAAGAGCCCATCGCCACAGCCTCGGTTACCCTGGTCGATCCTTCCCAGCGCCTGGCACCGCGCAACGCCATTGCGAACCCCTCCGGGTACTACGGCCTTAGTGAGCTTCCCGACGGACTGGTCACCCTCTACGTACGCGCCAACGGTTATGAGCCCGAACTCGTCGCAGGCATTGAACTTAAGAGTGGTGGGACGCTTACATACGACATCGAGCTCACCCCCACCGAGAACCCCGAACCCGCGCTGGCCTTCTACGGCATCGGTGCCAGCCTTCGCAGCCAGGCCAGCGACATCGTGGTGGTCAATGTTATGCCCGGCTCTTCCTCGGCCGAAGCCGGACTTCAGCCCGGCGACCGCATCCTGGCGGTCGACGAGCTTCCCACCCACCGCCTGAGCCTGCCCGACGTCATTGCGCGTATCCGCGGCCAGGCCGACACCCCGGTCAGCTTAAGCATTGCCCGCCCCGGCGAGGGCGAGTTTGTGGTGGACATTGCCCGCCGCCGCGTGCGAGTGCAGCGCTGA
- a CDS encoding chemotaxis protein CheW encodes MASDDTKSPSDFSDLVDQAESLDPFAWDDLQDQVIDEVATIPVVCFRCGEDDFAIDGQSVREIVGQLETTPLPGAPGHIRGIAVLRRQVIGVLDLSTFLESQSAGPALASHTRRTLIVDTPHYTVGLDVDEVTGLDEWPEHLLREDALPTTIKGSTRRYAIGAHPLGEELCVLLDIERLLDDAAVR; translated from the coding sequence ATGGCAAGCGACGACACGAAAAGCCCCTCCGACTTCTCCGACCTGGTTGACCAGGCCGAGAGTCTCGACCCCTTCGCCTGGGATGACCTGCAAGATCAGGTGATCGATGAAGTCGCGACCATCCCGGTGGTCTGTTTTCGCTGCGGTGAGGATGACTTCGCTATCGACGGACAGTCCGTCCGCGAAATCGTCGGCCAACTGGAGACGACACCCCTTCCCGGTGCTCCCGGGCATATCCGCGGCATCGCTGTGTTGCGTCGCCAGGTCATCGGTGTGCTCGACTTAAGCACCTTTCTGGAGTCACAGAGCGCCGGCCCGGCCCTGGCCAGTCACACACGCCGCACACTCATTGTCGACACGCCGCACTACACCGTGGGCCTGGACGTCGACGAGGTCACCGGGCTTGATGAATGGCCCGAGCATCTGCTGCGCGAAGACGCCCTGCCCACCACCATCAAAGGCAGCACGCGCCGCTACGCCATTGGAGCACACCCCCTGGGAGAGGAGCTCTGCGTGCTCCTCGATATTGAGCGCCTCCTCGACGACGCTGCGGTCCGATGA